In a single window of the Mesorhizobium shangrilense genome:
- the mce gene encoding methylmalonyl-CoA epimerase — protein MLGRLNHVAIAVPDLAAATALYRDTLGASVSEPQALPEHGVTVVFVNVGNTKIELLEPLGGDSPIASFLEKNSSGGMHHLCYEVDDIVAARDRLKAAGARVLGDGNPKIGAHGKPVLFLHPKDFNGTLVELEQV, from the coding sequence ATGCTCGGCCGCCTCAATCACGTCGCCATCGCCGTCCCCGACCTTGCTGCCGCCACGGCGCTCTATCGGGACACCCTCGGTGCGTCTGTGAGCGAGCCGCAGGCGCTGCCCGAGCACGGCGTGACGGTGGTGTTCGTCAATGTCGGCAACACCAAGATCGAGCTGCTGGAGCCGCTGGGCGGCGACTCTCCGATCGCCTCGTTCCTTGAAAAGAACTCATCCGGCGGCATGCACCACCTGTGCTACGAGGTGGACGACATCGTTGCGGCGCGAGATAGGCTGAAGGCTGCAGGCGCCCGCGTGCTCGGCGACGGCAATCCGAAGATCGGCGCGCATGGCAAGCCGGTTCTCTTCCTGCACCCGAAAGACTTCAACGGCACACTCGTCGAGCTTGAACAAGTATGA
- a CDS encoding DUF1467 family protein: MSWISGAAIFFIIWWVVLFGTLPFGVRTQDEDNDVTLGTVASAPRGPHMLRAFLRTTAISALIFGVFLVLTRGYGFGFDDIPRVVPDF; the protein is encoded by the coding sequence ATGAGCTGGATCTCGGGCGCAGCCATTTTCTTCATCATCTGGTGGGTCGTTCTTTTCGGAACGCTGCCGTTTGGGGTGCGGACCCAGGATGAGGACAATGACGTCACCTTGGGCACCGTAGCCAGTGCCCCGCGCGGACCCCACATGCTGCGCGCCTTCCTGCGAACGACTGCGATCTCCGCGCTGATCTTCGGCGTATTCCTCGTCCTGACGCGAGGATACGGGTTTGGCTTCGACGATATCCCGAGAGTCGTGCCGGATTTCTGA